gaagtcttggcctaatggttagagagtcggactcccaatcgaaaggttgtgagttcgagtcccgggccggcaggaattgtgggtggggggagtgcatgtacagttctctctccaccttcaataccacgacttaggtgcccttgagcaaggcatcgaactctcaactgctccccgggcgccgcagcataaatggctgcccactgctccgggtgtgtgctcacagtgtgtgtgtgtgtgtgtgttcactgctctgtgtgtgtgcattttggatgggttaaatgcagagcacaaattctgagtatgggtcaccatacttggctgaatgtcacgtcactttatcactttattatttaagcattatttattttatattggaTAATCACATTctaaataaaagcttttgttcatatatatatatatatatatatatatatatatatataattactattcTTTTTATCCAAACCGAATGTTCAATATATGACGAATATCCCCAACTAGCAATAGCAAGTAACAGGCACGGCTAGACAGTAACCCTCTTGCCTAGAAAGAAACTCTTGTGAGATTCAGGGGTGcagaacataaaaatacattttggttttggGTGTCGTGGTATCACATGCCAAATAATGTGTTGCTTCTTCTGTGAAGCTCTACCTTCAAGACTCATTGCTGCACAGTAGAGGTATTGGCTTTGTGAAATGATGCTGCTTCTGTAGTTCCATATAGTATAAAGGTGAATTTTTACCTTGTCAAATAATGCGCTGCAGGTTCTAAGGCTGACAGGTGGCCCAGAAGACAGGAGGTGATTCTGAATGATAATAAGGTTGAGAACGGGAGGATATTTTACTTGACACAAAAATCCCACAAAGTATTCAGACACTACAAATGCATTTCAAGGAACAGAGGATGGGGTAAAGTGTGACAGGAGGAAAGCAGACAGAAAAGAAAGGTGGCCTAGTAGTGAGATTCTTATGAAAGGAATAGGTAAAGGGGAAAACACAACTAAGAAAAGGATTGAGCATCTTCATTATAGTAGTCTAAGCATGTAATTCCATTTGCCACCACTTTGAAAGCTTGATTGTATGGGGATTATGAAATCTGAATTCATATTTATTAAGCTTGAGCATTCATCTAAGCATTTTTTTTTGGGTCACATAAAAAGTCAGATGAAAAGCTATTCAGTTTGAGATAGACATATAAAATCTGGGAAGTGTGTTTAACTGTCAATGATGATCTTTTAGACATCTTAGCTGTCCCTGACACTTTAATAATCAATGCCTTGATGAATAGCACATCATAACACATACTTCTGTATGTAGTCTATAGTTACCTTAGAAAGCCCATTAGCATCAGTGgtgtggttgcagctaactgcgcttacattgctaatactctattcacacacattaccactgctgtactcactgttacttgctttaatggcagatgaatctctacctttgattgcaggtgggGACACACTCGAGCTGCATTCTGTGCAACTCGAGCTCAAGGCcatggggaagcagattcgcgacctggaggtgaggcaggcccagctgagagagcggagagccgcggtggaatcatcccgggctgacgctcacaagtccggggtaagtatacagcgtgctgttaacagtcccaccacgtctactccgtgtgtttctctgcacaggcccggtgcacccaggatgcgatcttcccagatgtccttcactccgacgccgggacaccacggaccctgggtgcatccacagcggaggacgcgagccgagccccgggcgacgacttctccccctcctgccttcgagatctccatccggaactgcttcgctcccctccgcgagacaggacgcgacgctgtgatcatcggagactcgatcgtccgacacgtccgtgctacgttagccgaaggtaaagtgcacactcattgtttccctggtgctcgtgttctcgatgtttctgcgcagatacccgcgatcctgaaggccgacgagagccccagagcggttgtgcttcacgccggggttaacgacaccacgctgcggcagaaggagacgctgaagagggacttcagcagcctgattgagacggttcgcagcacgacgcccgcagcgacgatcatcgtgtcaggaccactgcccacgtatcgacgaggacatgaaaggttcagtagactttttgctttaaatgaatggttgttgtcatggtgtaaagaacagaaactgctatttgttaataactggaatcttttctgggagcgtcctaggctgtttcgcgctgatggcttaCACCACAGCAGAGTCGGAGCAGAGCTGctttctgacaacatctccaggacacttcgctccatgtgactagtaagacaattctcaaataactattatgatgagttttgttccacccgcttaaatgataaaagtacttgcgctgtaaaaactattaagactgcgtctgttccccgaatagtgaggtcaaaatataaatatactgtaggatctagaaaaaatctaattgtgattaaaccagaaacatgtaaagtaaatgaacaaaaacaatttttaaagtttgggctcataaatattagatcactcacacccaaagcagttattgtaaatgaaatgatcacagataatagttttaatgtactctgcttgactgaaacctggctaaaaccaaatgaatattttggtctaaatcagtctactccaccaaactactgttattaGCATGAGCCACGTCAgaatggtcgtggcggaggtgttgcaaaaatacatagtg
Above is a window of Carassius carassius chromosome 4, fCarCar2.1, whole genome shotgun sequence DNA encoding:
- the LOC132133210 gene encoding uncharacterized protein LOC132133210 is translated as MADESLPLIAGGDTLELHSVQLELKAMGKQIRDLEVRQAQLRERRAAVESSRADAHKSGVSIQRAVNSPTTSTPCVSLHRPGAPRMRSSQMSFTPTPGHHGPWVHPQRRTRAEPRATTSPPPAFEISIRNCFAPLRETGRDAVIIGDSIVRHVRATLAEGKVHTHCFPGARVLDVSAQIPAILKADESPRAVVLHAGVNDTTLRQKETLKRDFSSLIETVRSTTPAATIIVSGPLPTYRRGHERFSRLFALNEWLLSWCKEQKLLFVNNWNLFWERPRLFRADGLHHSRVGAELLSDNISRTLRSM